One stretch of Oncorhynchus clarkii lewisi isolate Uvic-CL-2024 chromosome 3, UVic_Ocla_1.0, whole genome shotgun sequence DNA includes these proteins:
- the LOC139405603 gene encoding uncharacterized protein produces MATGQLRQNGGVRDVIPEDGSDRGGNCGIAGKLAGDRGRTEWRRLNLPKRSKSLDWSGRGASRGEGLRTGLLRFSGNLGGSTLKRAESLESRRAGESNVLSRVKAFNSVGPGEVMSPVGGSGRSVGEVVSPVGLAYVAISLERASGGQSLPTRLSSSPGPGSGTRKPAGGSLGSSRGQSIWDRIQKLYGTTGTDKATNRDVKDSTRTKRLSAPVGDWSLLERDGGDTAANRRKSTTDSVFVSPLSSPFSSPLSGLSRGERNGLLSHTPLVEQNTTHTPLVEQNTTHTTHTPQRHQHSAVKVSGLSPSLSPVSGCTTPTLSYKPSHTPLVEGSSVCIRDPSLSPPLEDKQERGEKEVTNTVGKKSGSSEDSEKERVRVGSMAQEKEKWTDVEGKGHKKKELEKRGRDNAEVFLPQHRLSVTPTRDSQPITTSGVGITTGSNPLLTNQLNGKTDTYDRSKTPGRGVAREQSLSEDVFEANTPQRITLQNTENTKLPGKLVVPSAASVRNKIHQFEALTQTSQVPVPNYLKPRRAFSVPEQLSESGEGVSKSGLDRQVRGVGGVWERGRGGREGGIVIMDGGRGRGEGEGVRKSVPDKALGGGRGSEVVREERKAHRGWALRSMSVDEVRLGSRERGGVGEMGGVGETGGVGETGIVGETGGVGETGGVGETGGVGEIGRVVYRGLVQGVGESGGVGESGGVGEIGRVVYRGLVRGVRETGGVGETGGVGETGGVGETGEVGENAVVSGTFPNLGGKLDIPLNGKTTRDTLRDFSIDEPDLPNHTVTPQDWSRRGTNTKTTTVTAKDTSSSQLSNSVNNSDDVLGGPDQSRRPHNRDSPNLPSPVSDDDKTPTNTPQNSPFHPQNTPPTSPHLPTTSLQPKHQQGVDSGLADLKNPPVSTHTAQGRVTTDPAIPVSHSGLGRDSLSLPLTSSSPNSLPLLPTLARWNSEEGGWSDEDIDDEGTEKDSDSTYDSDSAESSVTVTSAMSQSHRRSFSLSLAELCNFGEVDYDPQSSSDSEEWPSSRSASRSASRSASLSSDVSALSCVSVLGSDELNRLLDDVKSLGDTTLQNYEDVQVVVLHKDVGVGLGFTMAGGVDQNKPVIVHKVFPAGVAAKEGSIQEGDKVLSINGTALCGSSHWEVLRTLRRARTQGMGVVVLRRGGVTDPRKGGTVTDSPGGTQTEPANTGQRVCVTLEKRSRDLGFSLEGGVGSSLGDKPLTVQKLFLGGPVNQVSPGDEVMEIEGVSLVGLRRLEAWTLIRTLPPGPVDVVLHRPHKPQ; encoded by the exons ATGGCCACCGGACAGTTGAGACAGAATGGTGGTGTGAGGGACGTGATCCCAGAGGATGGCAGTGACAGGGGAGGAAACTGTGGCATTGCAGGGAAGTTGGCTGGAGACCGGGGCAGGACAGAGTGGAGAAGGCTAAACCTGCCCAAAAGGAGTAAGAGTTTAGACTGGAGTGGAAGGGGGGCTAGCCGTGGCGAGGGGCTCAGGACTGGGCTGCTGAGGTTTTCTGGGAACCTAGGGGGGTCCACACTTAAACGAGCAGAGAGTTTGGAGAGTAGGAGGGCAGGAGAGAGCAATGTGTTGTCCAGGGTGAAGGCCTTTAACTCAGTTGGACCAGGGGAAGTGATGAGCCCCGTTGGGGGGTCAGGGCGTTCCGTTGGTGAAGTGGTGTCCCCTGTGGGTCTAGCGTATGTGGCTATATCTCTGGAGAGGGCCAGTGGGGGCCAGTCCCTCCCCACCAGGCTGAGTTCTAGTCCTGGTCCTGGGTCTGGAACCAGAAAACCAGCCGGTGGATCTCTTGGATCCTCCAGGGGTCAGAGTATCTGGGACCGGATACAGAAGCTCTATGGGACTACTGGAACTGATAAAGCTACTAACAGAGATGTGAAGGACTCAACCAGAACCAAGCGTCTCTCAGCACCGGTAGGAGACTGGTCTCTATTggagagggatgggggggatACAGCAGCCAATCGCAGGAAGTCCACCACAGACTCTGTCtttgtctcccccctctcctcccccttttcctccccccTCAGTGGATTATCCAGGGGGGAGAGGAACGGcctgctctcacacacacccctagtagaacagaacaccacacacacacccctggtagaacagaacaccacacacactacacacacaccacagagacatCAGCATAGTGCAGTCAAGGTGTCTGGTTTGAGCCCCTCACTGTCTCCAGTGTCAGGGTGTACCACACCCACACTCTCATAcaaaccctcacacacacccttaGTGGAGGGGTCATCAGTGTGCATTAGGGACCCCTCACTATCCCCTCCATTAGAAGACaaacaggagagaggggaaaaggaggtGACAAACACTGTGGGCAAAAAGAGTGGAAGTAGTGAAGACAGCGAAAAGGAGAGAGTAAGGGTGGGGAGCATGGCTCAGGAAAAAGAGAAATGGACTGATGTCGAAGGAAAAGGACACAAGAAAAAGGAGTTGGAGAAGCGAGGGAGAGATAACGCTGAAGTCTTTCTCCCCCAGCACAGACTATCAGTGACACCCACCAGGGACTCTCAGCCTATCACAACGTCCGGAGTAGGGATCACCACAGGGTCAAACCCCCTCCTGACCAATCAGCTTAATGGGAAAACTGACACCTATGACAGGAGCAAGACCCCTGGTAGAGGCGTGGCCAGGGAACAGAGCCTGTCAGAAGATGTGTTTGAAGCCAACACCCCACAGAGGATAACATTACAGAACACAGAAAATACCAAGTTACCTGGGAAACTGGTAGTGCCCTCTGCAGCCAGTGTGAGGAACAAGATCCACCAGTTTGAAGCTCTGACACAGACATCTCAGGTCCCAGTGCCCAACTACCTGAAGCCCAGACGGGCTTTCTCTGTCCCGGAACAGCTCAGTGAGTCTGGAGAGGGGGTCAGCAAGAGTGGGTTGGATAGACAGGTACGCGGGGTGGGGGGagtatgggagagagggagaggaggaagagagggagggattgtAATTATGGATGGGGGGAGAGgacgaggagaaggagaaggggtaAGGAAGAGTGTGCCAGATAAAGCACttggtggagggagaggaagtgaggtagtgagagaagagaggaaggctcaTAGAGGGTGGGCGCTGAGGTCTATGTCAGTGGATGAGGTGAGGctggggagcagggagagagggggagtgggggagatggggggagtgggggagacgggaggagtgggggagacagggatagtgggggagacagggggagtgggggagacgggaggagtgggggagacggggggagtgGGGGAGATAGGCAGAGTGGTTTATAGAGGTTTAGTACAGGGAGTGGGGGAGAGCGGGGGAGTAGGGGAGAGCGGGGGAGTGGGGGAGATAGGCAGAGTGGTTTATAGAGGGTTAGTACGGGGagtgagggagacagggggagtgggggagacgggaggagtgggggagacagggggagtgggggagacaggggaagTGGGGGAGAATGCTGTTGTCTCTGGTACGTTTCCCAACCTCGGGGGTAAACTAGACATCCCTCTGAATGGCAAAACCACCAGAGACACTCTGAGAGACTTTTCCATTGATGAGCCAGACCTCCCCAATCACACAGTCACACCCCAGGACTGGAGTAGGAGAGGCACCAACACAAAGACTACTACAGTCACTGCCAAGGATACTTCATCCTCCCAGCTGTCTAACTCTGTGAACAACTCCGATGACGTTCTAGGTGGCCCTGACCAGTCTAGGAGGCCTCACAATAGAGACTCACCTAACCTGCCATCTCCAGTGAGCGATGACGACAAGACACCCACCAACACCCCCCAGAACTCCCCCTTCCACCCCCAGAACACACCTCCCACCTCCCCACACCTCCCCACTACTTCCCTGCAGCCTAAACACCAACAGGGTGTAGATTCAGGTCTAGCTGACCTAAAGAACCCTCCAgtctccacacacacagcccagggTAGGGTCACTACTGACCCTGCTATCCCAGTCTCACACTCTGGCCTGGGGAGGGAttccctgtcccttcccctcacctcctcctcccccaacaGCCTACCGCTCCTCCCCACTCTGGCTCGATGGAACTCAGAGGAAGGGGGATGGAGTGATGAGGATATTGATGATGAAGGTACAGAGAAGGACTCAGACTCCACCTACGACTCAGACTCTGCTGAATCGTCGGTGACCGTCACCAGCGCCATGAGCCAATCACATCGCAGGAGCTTCTCTCTCAG tctggcAGAGCTGTGTAACTTTGGAGAGGTGGACTATGATCCCCAGTCTTCCTCTGACAGTGAGGAGTGGCCGTCCAGCCGGTCAGCCAGCCGGTCAGCCAGCCGGTCAGCCAGCCTGTCGTCTGACGTGTCGGCATtgtcctgtgtgtctgtcctggGCAGTGATGAGCTGAACCGCCTGCTGGACGACGTAAAGAGCCTGGGGGACACAACGCTGCAG AACTATGAGGATGTCCAGGTGGTGGTTCTCCATAAGGATGTTGGTGTGGGACTGGGCTTCACCATGGCAGGAGGAGTGGACCAGAACAAACCTGTCATT GTCCATAAGGTGTTCCCGGCAGGGGTGGCTGCTAAGGAGGGATCCATCCAGGAGGGAGACAAGGTCCTGTCAATCAACGGCACAGCGCTGTGTGGCTCCTCCCACTGGGAGGTGCTGAGGACACTAAGGAGGGCACGGACTCAGGGGATGGGCGTGGTTGTCTTGAGGAGAGGGGGGGTAACAGACCCCCGTAAGGGAGGAACAGTGACTGATAGTCCAGGAGGGACACAGACAGAGCCTGCTAACACTG gtcagagggtgtgtgtgacGCTGGAGAAGCGCAGCAGAGACCTGGGCTTCAGTCTGGAGGGAGGAGTGGGTTCCAGCCTGGGAGACAAACCCCTCACCGTACAGAAACTCTTCCTGG GTGGTCCAGTGAACCAGGTGTCTCCAGGGGACGAGGTGATGGAGATCGAGGGTGTGAGCTTGGTGGGCCTGAGGAGGCTAGAGGCCTGGACCTTGATCAGAACACTGCCCCCTGGGCCTGTGGATGTGGTACTACACCGTCCTCACAAACCACAGTGA